A region from the Hypericibacter adhaerens genome encodes:
- the kdpA gene encoding potassium-transporting ATPase subunit KdpA — protein sequence MTANGILQIALYCAIILALAVPVGLYMARVFSGERTFLSPLLRPVETILYRLSGVDPNKEQHWLTYTVAMLLFNLVCFLSLYGLLRLQGLLPFNPQGMGAMAPDLALNTAISFTTNTNWQNYGGETTLGYFVQMAGLTVHNFVSAATGIAIAVALIRGFARRSTQTIGNFWVDLTRCSLYVLLPACIVLTLVMVWQGMPQNLSSYTDATTLEGAHQAIAQGPVASQLVIKMLGTNGGGFFNANSAHPYENPNAITNLIQIVMIFVLGAGLTMTFGRMVGNMRQGWALFGAMGLLFLAGALVAYGAEAGGNPAFASLGVDQTASALQAGGNMEGKEVRFGIANSALFATITTDASCGAINSWHDSMMPLGGLIPIVNMQLGEIIFGGVGAGLYGMLLFAILAVFIAGLMVGRTPEYVGKKIESREVKMAMLAILILPLSILGFTALASVLPAGLAGPLNQGPHGFSEILYAFSSQTANNGSAFGGLTGNTLFYNLTGAAAMMIGRFAMIVPVLAIAGSLASKKLVPASVGTFPTDNGLFVALLIGVILITGGLTFFPADALGPIVEHLQMQAGSLY from the coding sequence ATGACCGCGAACGGAATCCTCCAGATCGCGCTCTATTGCGCGATCATCCTGGCCCTGGCCGTGCCGGTGGGCCTCTATATGGCGCGCGTCTTCTCGGGCGAACGCACCTTCCTCTCGCCCCTGCTGCGGCCGGTCGAAACCATTCTCTACCGGCTCTCGGGCGTGGACCCGAACAAGGAACAGCACTGGCTGACCTACACGGTCGCCATGCTGCTCTTCAACCTGGTCTGCTTCCTCTCGCTCTACGGCCTGCTGCGGCTGCAAGGGCTGTTGCCCTTCAACCCGCAGGGCATGGGCGCCATGGCGCCCGATCTCGCCCTCAACACCGCCATCAGCTTCACCACCAACACCAACTGGCAGAACTATGGCGGCGAGACCACGCTGGGCTATTTCGTCCAGATGGCGGGGCTGACGGTCCATAACTTCGTCTCGGCCGCCACCGGCATCGCCATCGCGGTGGCGCTGATCCGCGGCTTCGCGCGGCGCTCCACCCAGACCATCGGCAATTTCTGGGTCGACCTGACGCGCTGCTCCCTCTATGTGCTGCTCCCGGCCTGCATCGTCCTGACGCTGGTCATGGTGTGGCAGGGCATGCCGCAGAACCTGAGCAGCTATACCGACGCCACCACGCTCGAGGGTGCGCATCAGGCGATCGCGCAGGGGCCCGTCGCCTCGCAGCTCGTGATCAAGATGCTGGGCACCAACGGCGGCGGCTTCTTCAACGCCAACTCGGCGCATCCCTACGAGAACCCGAACGCCATCACGAACCTGATCCAGATCGTGATGATCTTCGTGCTCGGCGCGGGCCTGACTATGACCTTCGGGCGCATGGTCGGCAACATGAGGCAGGGCTGGGCGCTGTTCGGCGCCATGGGCCTCCTGTTCCTGGCAGGCGCCCTCGTCGCCTACGGGGCCGAGGCCGGCGGCAATCCCGCCTTCGCCTCGCTTGGCGTCGACCAGACCGCCTCGGCGCTCCAGGCCGGCGGCAACATGGAGGGCAAGGAGGTCCGCTTCGGCATCGCCAACTCCGCCCTCTTCGCCACCATCACGACCGACGCCTCCTGCGGCGCCATCAACAGCTGGCATGACAGCATGATGCCGCTGGGCGGCTTGATCCCGATCGTCAACATGCAGCTGGGCGAGATCATCTTCGGCGGCGTGGGCGCCGGCCTCTACGGCATGCTGCTCTTCGCCATCCTCGCCGTCTTCATCGCCGGCCTCATGGTCGGGCGCACGCCCGAATATGTCGGCAAGAAGATCGAATCGCGCGAGGTCAAGATGGCCATGCTGGCGATCCTGATCCTGCCGCTCTCGATCCTGGGCTTCACCGCGCTGGCCAGCGTGCTGCCGGCGGGTCTCGCCGGTCCCTTGAACCAGGGCCCGCACGGCTTCAGCGAGATCCTCTATGCCTTCAGCTCGCAGACGGCGAACAACGGCAGCGCCTTCGGCGGCCTCACCGGCAACACCCTGTTCTACAACCTGACCGGTGCCGCCGCGATGATGATCGGCCGCTTCGCCATGATCGTGCCGGTGCTCGCCATCGCCGGGTCGCTGGCCTCCAAGAAGCTGGTGCCGGCCTCCGTCGGTACCTTCCCGACCGACAACGGGCTCTTCGTCGCGCTCCTGATCGGCGTGATCCTGATCACCGGCGGTCTCACCTTCTTCCCGGCCGACGCGCTGGGTCCGATCGTCGAGCACCTGCAGATGCAGGCCGGCTCGCTCTATTGA
- the kdpF gene encoding K(+)-transporting ATPase subunit F, whose amino-acid sequence MFDYLLGGGVSLAILVYLVYALLRPEKF is encoded by the coding sequence ATGTTCGACTATCTGCTGGGCGGCGGCGTCTCGCTCGCCATCCTCGTCTATCTCGTCTACGCGCTGCTGCGCCCCGAAAAATTCTGA